In Planococcus sp. MB-3u-03, the DNA window ATCGATATCTATTAACAGCACTTTCTTGCCTAAGTATGCAAGACAGGCGCTTAAATTCACTGATGAAGTTGTTTTTCCTACACCGCCCTTTTGATTGGCGATGGCAATCGTTCTACCCACACGTGCACCAACTTTCTTCGATACTGTCTTCATTTTACTGCGGAAACGCCTTTATGGCTATCCGCGACAGCTTCCATTTCTATATTGTATCAAATTTCCTGTTTCATAGAGATAAATCTGCCAAAAAAAGCCCTTTCCTCAACGGAAAGAGCGATTATGGGCGTTTTTTCGGAATTTTCACGGTGATTTGGTAATAATCCTCGTGTTCTTCCTCTTTTGTATCGAGCTTAATGCCGCTTTTTTTGACCATCGACAACGATTCTTTGATGGTATTCATCGCAATGCGCATATCCCGGCTGACAGCTTTCCGGCGTTTCTTAGGCTTTTTCGGGACTTCCTCCGTCAAGCTTTTGATGCGTTCTTCCAGCTCTTTGACGTTGAGCCCTTCTTCTAATAGCTGTTCGAGTAAGTGCTGCTGGAGTTCAGCGTCTTTTACCGGCAGCAAAGCACGGGCATGGCGTTCAGTGATGCTTCGTGTAAGCAACGCTTGCTGGACGGCTTCCGGCAGCTTCAACAGCCGCAATTTATTGGCGACAGCTGACTGGCTTTTGCCGAGCCGCTGCGCCAGTGCCTCCTGGGTGATTTCCTGGATTTTCAGCAAATTGGAATAGGCATGCGCTTCTTCAATTGCAGTCAATTCCTCGCGTTGAAGGTTCTCGATCAACGCGATCGACGCCGTTTCTTTATCGCTCAATTGACGGACAATCGCCGGAACTTCTTCCCAGCCGAGAGATGTCATCGCGCGGAAGCGCCGTTCCCCTGCAATGATTTCATAAAATCCTTCCTGCTGCGAATCCCTGACGACAATCGGTTGGATGACGCCGTGGACGTGGATCGTCCGGGCCAACTCTTCGATTTTCTCCTCGTCAAAAACGGTCCGCGGCTGGAATTGGTTGGCATGGATCTTAGCCAGCGGTATTTTCACCACTTCTTCAGAAGCATGGCTTGAAGCTTCTGCTGTTGCTGCATCGTTTGCTTTATCTCCGCCTCCGAAAAGACGGGCAAAAGGACTTTTCATGCTCAGGCACCACCTTATTAAAAACTTGCTCTTGTTGTTTCATTCCAAAGACGCATTTGCAATTCCATATGTTCCACGTGAAACATTAGCTGATCGGGGATTTGTTCGGCATGCCCGCTTTTCTTGGATATTTCTTCGGCGTTG includes these proteins:
- the noc gene encoding nucleoid occlusion protein produces the protein MKSPFARLFGGGDKANDAATAEASSHASEEVVKIPLAKIHANQFQPRTVFDEEKIEELARTIHVHGVIQPIVVRDSQQEGFYEIIAGERRFRAMTSLGWEEVPAIVRQLSDKETASIALIENLQREELTAIEEAHAYSNLLKIQEITQEALAQRLGKSQSAVANKLRLLKLPEAVQQALLTRSITERHARALLPVKDAELQQHLLEQLLEEGLNVKELEERIKSLTEEVPKKPKKRRKAVSRDMRIAMNTIKESLSMVKKSGIKLDTKEEEHEDYYQITVKIPKKRP